In a genomic window of Polypterus senegalus isolate Bchr_013 chromosome 13, ASM1683550v1, whole genome shotgun sequence:
- the LOC120542158 gene encoding protocadherin gamma-C3-like: MNISESELQSERFLLVKAEDPDVGNNSVCNYKLSESKYFKIYVQTWKDGTMYADLLINQPLDRETLTVHNLILTAVDCGTPALSGTINITVTILDANDKSPKFDIHIYQVNVPENESLGTTCIKLKATDADEGSNAKLVHSFTLHTSEEARKRFSVDQRTGEIKVIDLLDFELSHQYELFVQANDIGYKPMTGQCKVVVKINDCNDNRSEITVTSLKSSVLEDVPIGTVIALFSVTDLVSGDNGMVNCGISDNTHFTLQQTVENYYALVTAELLDRELIPGFNITIIVKDKGIPSLSNNESVNLTLLDVNDNAPSFSHASYEIPVSENNLPGTRICSITANDPDKDQNGVVKYSI, encoded by the coding sequence ATGAACATTTCAGAATCAGAATTACAGTCAGAAAGATTTTTACTGGTTAAAGCCGAAGATCCGGATGTCGGCAATAATTCAGTATGCAATTACAAACTAAGCGaaagtaaatatttcaaaatatatgtaCAGACCTGGAAAGATGGTACAATGTACGCCGATTTATTAATTAATCAACCTTTAGATAGAGAAACGTTGACGGTGCACAATTTAATTCTAACAGCAGTGGACTGTGGAACCCCTGCACTTTCTGGTACGATCAATATCACTGTTACTATACTTGATGCAAATGACAAATCACCCAAGTTTGATATACACATTTATCAGGTGAATGTACCAGAAAATGAATCATTAGGAACTACATGTATTAAACTCAAGGCAACAGACGCCGATGAAGGCTCCAATGCCAAGTTAGTGCATTCATTTACTCTTCACACTTCAGAGGAGGCACGGAAAAGATTCAGTGTTGATCAAAGAACGGGAGAGATCAAGGTTATTGACCTTTTGGATTTCGAACTGTCTCATCAGTATGAATTGTTTGTTCAAGCAAACGATATCGGATACAAACCAATGACCGGGCAATGCAAAGTGGTTGTAAAAATCAACGACTGCAATGACAATCGATCTGAAATCACCGTCACTTCATTAAAGAGCTCAGTATTAGAGGATGTACCAATTGGCACAGTAATCGCCCTTTTCAGTGTTACTGATTTGGTCTCTGGAGACAATGGCATGGTTAACTGTGGTATTTCAGATAATACTCATTTTACTCTTCAGCAAACTGTAGAAAATTATTACGCGTTGGTAACTGCAGAGCTGTTAGATCGAGAATTAATCCCAGGTTTTAACATTACTATCATCGTCAAGGACAAAGGAATACCTTCTCTCTCAAATAATGAAAGCGTTAATTTAACACTGTTGGATGTAAATGATAACGCACCATCTTTTTCACACGCTTCCTACGAAATCCCTGTTTCAGAGAACAATTTACCCGGTACTCGCATTTGCTCCATTACTGCTAATGATCCTGACAAAGACCAAAACGGAGTTGTAAAGTATTCAATATAA